A segment of the Arcobacter sp. CECT 8983 genome:
CATTAGGTGACTCATTAAGACCAGGATGTTTAGCGGATGCATCAGATGAAGCTCAATTATCAGAATTAAAAGTATTAGGTGAACTAACACTTAGAGCTTGGGAAAAAGATGTTCAAGTTATGATTGAAGGACCAGGTCATGTTCCATTAAATCAAATTGAAAGAAATATGAAACTTGAAAGAGAGTATTGTCATGAAGCACCTTTCTATATTTTAGGTCCACTTACGACTGATATTGCAGCTGGTTATGATCATATCTCTTCTGCAATTGGTGCAGCTGTTGGTGGATGGCATGGAGCTTCAATGTTATGTTATGTAACTCCAAAAGAGCACTTAGGATTACCAAATGCACAAGATGTAAGAGAAGGTATTATTGCATATAAAATTGCAGCTCATAGTGCTGATATTGCAAGAGGAAGAAAAGGTGCAAGAGATATTGATGATGAGATGTCTGATGCCAGATATGCTTTTGATTGGAATAAACAGTTTGAATTATGTTTAGACCCAGAAAGGGCTAAAGAGTATCATGATGAAACTCTTCCTCAAGATGTGTTTAAAGAAGCAGAATTTTGCTCAATGTGTGGACCAAAGTTTTGTTCATACAAAATCACTCAAAAGATTGTAAAAGATCATGGTGATAAGATTGAAGCAACTGCTACAGCTTAGTATTTTTTAATAAAATGTAAGTTATAAAAAAGGTCAAGTTTTTTTACTTGACCTTTTTTTATTAATGATTTCAATTAAGACAAAAATTATCCTATTTGAAATATAATGTCGTGAAAATTTAAGAAATAAAATTTATTTTTCTTGTTAAAAGAAATTAAAAATTAAGGTCCCTAAAAACAGGGACTGTTTTAAGGATAAAATATATGGCAACTATAGCAGATATAAAAGAAGAGTTATCAAAAGTTATATATCCAGGTTTCCAAAAATCTATTGTTGATTTTGGTTTCGTAAAAGATATTCAAGTTGATGCTGATGATGCCTGTACAATACTTTTAGATATTACTTCAAGTGCTGAAGAAGTAGCTTCAAAACTAGAAGAAGATATCTCAAAAGTTTTAGGTGAAATTGGTGTAACAAATGTAAATTTAAAAATTTCTAAGCCAGAAGCTCCCAAACAACAAAGTAATAGTGTAAGTGGAAGTAATATTGCTCCACAAATTAAAAACTTTGTAATGGTAAGTTCTGGAAAAGGTGGAGTTGGTAAATCAACTACTACTGTAAACTTAGCAATAGCAGCAGCAATGCAAGGTAAAAAAGTAGGTATTTTAGATGCAGACATCTATGGACCAAATATTCCTAGAATGATGGGTTTAAATGGACTTGAAGTTGAGGTAGTTGGAAATAAAGCTAAGCCTTTTAATGCCTTTGGCGTTTCAGTTATGTCAATGGGTTCTTTAATGGAAGAAGGGCAATCTCTTATTTGGAGAGGTGCTATGATTATGAAAGCTATCCAACAATTATTAAGAGACATTCTTTGGGAAGATTTAGACATTTTATTTATTGATATGCCTCCAGGAACTGGTGATGCACAATTAACTCTTGCACAAAGTGTACCTGTAACATGTGGTATTAATGTTACTACTCCTCAACATGTTGCACTTGATGATTCAAGAAGGTCTTTAGATATGTTCCAAAAACTTCATATTCCTATTGGTGGAATTATTGAAAATATGAGTGGATTTATTTGTCCTGAATGTAATACTGAGTCTGATATCTTTGGACAAGGAACTTGTGAAGATTTAGCAGATCAATATAATACACAAGTATTAGGATTACTTCCTATTGAACCAGCAATTAGAGAAGGTGGAGATGGTGGTAAACCAGTTGTTTATTTCCAACCTGAATCTGAATCTGCAAAAAGATATATGAAAGCTACAGAAAAATTAATTGCTTTTGTAGAAGAAAATGCAGGAAAAGCAGAAAATGCTTCTATTCAACCAACTACAGCTCCAGGACAATCTGCTTGTTCTACAAGTGGTGCAGCAGCTTCTAAGTCTGAACCAAAACAAGAATCTTCATCTGGTGGATGTGGAACTGGTTGTGGTTGTCACTAAATAAAAAGAGCTTTTGCTCTTTTTATTATTACTTTCAGTAACTTTCTTTATTCTATTTTTTATTGAGACTTCTAAAATTTCCAAAAATTTAAATATTATTATAAACTTTAAATAAAGACAAAAGGAGTTTACTATGTTTTTAACTGAAATTTTTACATTTGTTGTAGTAGGATTATTAGCTTTTATGGCAGCTAGTTTTGTAGTAAAACACTTTATTAGAAAGAAAGAGAAAAAAGCCTAGATTTTAGGCTACTTTTCTCTAGAGTTTTTTTCTTCAATTCCAGATAAGCTAAATCTTCTAGAAAGTTCTTGCTTTACTCTATCTGGATTAATTCCTTTACTAGAAAGGGCAACTAAACTATGATATAGTAGATCAGCTGCTTCATAGATAATCTCTTCTTCATCATTATCTTTAACTGCAAAAGTAAATTCTCCAGCTTCTTCTACAATCTTTTTAAGCATAGAGTTTTCTTTACCTTGAAGAAGTTTTGCAGTATATGATTTTGTAGGATCATCATTTTTTCTTGATTCAATTACATGGTATAAAGTATCAATCACGCCATAGGCATTAGTAGTATTTACTTCTACGTCAAGTTTAACTTCATCATTTTCTAAATCAGTAAAGAAGCATGACTTTCTTCCTGTATGACAAGCAACACCATTTTGGTTTACTTTTAATAAAACAGTGTCATTATCACAATCAACCATGGTAGAAACAACTTCTTGCGTATGTCCAGAGCTTTCACCCTTTTTCCATAATCTTTGTTTACTTCTACTGTAATAATGAGCTTGTTTTATTTCAAGCGTTAGTTTAAGTGCTTCTTCATTCATATATGCAAGCATTAATACTTCATTAGTAGTTGCATCTTGTGTGATAACAGGGATTAATCCATTCATTTTTTGCCAGTCAATTTTTTCAGTACTCATTTAAAATCCGTGATAGTAAATTTATTAAGAGGAAAAACTCCTCTTAATATTATTGGTTAATTGCAGTGTCTCTTGATTTATTTTTAGTGTCAACCCAGATATTTGGAGTTGAGCCACCAGGTGTTAAGAAAATCTTAGCATCTTTGTTTTCTCTAAGAGCTTCGTTGAATTTACCTTGAACTTCAATTTGTTGCATATGAAGTAATTTAGGTGTAAGTGAACCTGCAATTGCTTTATTTGCAGCTGCTTGTGCTTTTGCTTCAATAGTTACAGCATCTGCTCTACCTTGCGCTTCAATTCTGTTTTTGTCAGCCTCACCCTTTGCAAGTGCAGCTTTTTTCTCAGCTTCTTGTTTAGCTCTTAAAACTTCGTATCTTACTCTTTCTGATTCTTGGTTAGCAATTTGAACTCTTTCAATTTGCTCTTTAATCTTTGGAGGAAGAACAATCTCTCTTAATTGAACTGATTCTACAGTTACAGGTTTTTCTTTAAGAGATTCGATTTCAGTTCTAATTCCATTTTCAATCATAGTTGCAATTTCATTTCTTCTAGTTGGTAATTCTTCTGCGTTAAATCCACCAACAACATTTCTTACTATGTTTCTAACAACTGGGTTAACGATTTTATCTTCCCATCCTGGACCCCAAGTAGCAATTGTTAAAGGTGCTCCTGAAGCAGTAAGTCTATATTGAACTGTTAATTCAATTGAAACTGGTAAACCCCTTGCATCAAGAATGTTAATAGCAGGGTTTAATTTAATACTTTGGTCAAATCCATTACTACCACTAGTTTCCACTGAAGCATAATTAATAAGTCTAACTTTTGTATCAACTACAATAACTTTTTGGAATACTGGAATATATAAATGGAAACCAGGATTTAAAGGTCTATCTTCATACTTACCTGTTGTAACTTTGATACCCACTTGACCAGATTCAATGATTACAAAGGGTTTAAAGATAAATAAAGCAGCTAAGATGATGATAATTACATAAATAATCCCAGCTTTTTTACCGAAGTTTTTAAAAAATTCAGGTGGCTCAAAAGGAGGTTGGTAATTACCACCTCCACCGTTATTGGAGTTGTTACCCTTGTTTTGTTGTTGTCTATTTTTAAAATAGTCGTTATCTATTGGCATAAATTACCCTTTTTTTTGTTTTAGTTTATATAAGTTAAATATTTCTCATATTTTTCATTTTTACCTTGAACTGCATCAAAGTAAGCAGTCTGTAAGGCTTCAGTAATTGGACCTCTTTCACCAGCTCCAATAACTCTACAATCAATCTCTCTAATAGGAGTTACTTCAACAGCAGTTCCTGTGAAGAAAGCTTCATCAGCAATATAAACCTCTTCTCTTGTAAGTCTTCTTCTTACTACTGTATATCCTAAATCTTCAGCTAAATCAATAACTGTAGCTTGAGTGATAGACTCTAAAGAGTTGTCATTTGGAGGAGTAATAATTACACCATCTCTTACGATAAAGAAACAAGCACCAGATGCTTCTGCAATATAACCTTGGTCATCTCTTAATAAAGCTTCATCATATCCAGCTTCAACTGCTTCAAATTTTGCCATTTGAGAGTTTAAGTAGTTTGCAACTGCTTTTGCTTTTCCCATACCAGATGTATTTGGGTTTCTAGTCATAGATGCAATTTTAACTCTTACACCTTTTTTCATTCCCTCTTCACCTAAATATGCTCCCCATTCCCAAGCAGAAATAGAAACATTTACAGGTGCATCTTTATGATATAGACCCATAACACCATAACCTAGATATACTAAAGGTCTAATATATGCTCCCTCAAATAGTTCATTTTTTTGTAATAATTCAACTTGAGCATCGTTTAATTCATCTGCTGTAAATGGAACTTCAATAAGAGTCATTTTAGCAGAATTAATTAATCTTTTAGTGTGCTCTTTTAATTTAAAAATAGCACATCTTCCATCATGTGTTTTATAAGCTTTAGTACCTTCAATTGCACCATTCCCATAATGCAATGTGTGACTTAAAACATGAACTTTTGCGTCATGCCAATCAACAAATTTTCCATCCATCCAGATGTATTTTGCTTCTGTCATTTATCCATCCCTATAAATAAAGTAATTGTTTTCAATTTACTTTTTGATTTTTGTCTGATAGTTTATCCAAGCTTGCTTTAAATTAAAGTGAATGATTGTTTTTACCTTTAGAACTATTAATTATATTAAACTAATGTGAATTTAACATGGAGTTTTTTTAAGAATATTTTCTTTTTAATTTGATATTATCCAAATAAAAAATTAAGGAGAATATTATATGTCTCAACAAGAGTTTTGGAACAGTAAATTTTCAAGAGATGGATATCTTTATGGAATAAAACCAAATAGTTTTATAGCAAGCAAAGTAAAACTTTTAAAAAGAGGTGCAAAAGTTTTATGTCTAGGTGAGGGTGAAGGTAGAAATGCAATTTTTTTAGCAAAAAAAGGTTTTGAGGTAACTGCTATTGATGCTTCTGATATAGGTCTTAAAAAGTTAGAACAAAGAGCAAAAGAAGAAGATTTAAGTATCAAAACTATTTGTCTTGATTTAAATGACTGGGAAGCAAAGGAAAAATATGATGGAATAGTTGCCTCATATTTACATATGTATGAAGAAGATAGAGCAAAATTATTTGAAAATATTAATGAATCATTAGAACCTGAAGGTATATTTATTGGAGAATTCTTTTCTGTAAATCAGTTAAATTTCTCAAGTGGTGGACCAAAGGATGAAAAGCTTTTATATAAAGTAGAAGATTTTAAAAATCATTATGCTTTTTGTGATGCAGATGTTAAAGAGCAAATTACCATCTTAGATGAAGGAAAAGGGCATCAAGGTGAAGCTAGTGTGATAAGAGTTTTACTTTCTAATAATTAAAATTATACAACAAACCCCATACATTTAATAAAAAATTTAATATTAAATAACTACAATTATGAAAATTATTATCAAAAAGGTAGATTATGGATATTAAAAAAACTCTAATGGGGTTTGCATTTCTTGCAATAACAAATTTAAGTGCTCATGATTTTTGGGTAGATTCTCAAAATAATAGTGACCTTTCTTTTAACATTGGATATGGTCATGACTTTCCAAAACTTGAAAAAATACCAGAAGAAAGACTAGAAATTTTTGAAGCTTTAAAAATAACAGGTGAAAAACAAACTATTGAACTAAAAAAAAGTTCAACTGTTAACTATAATTATGAATTAAATCAAAAACTTGAAGATGGTTCTTATATCTTATCAGGTGTTTATAAACCAACTTATTGGACAAAAGATGAAAACTTCAAATGGTTTCAAGGTAAAACAAAAGATGAAATAAAAACAAAAGCTACTTTTTGTGAAAAAGCACACTTTGAAGCAAAAAATATCTTCTCTATAGGAAATAAACATAGTGATATTATTACTAAACCTATCGGACACAAACTAGAAATAGTTCCTTTATCTAACCCAAAAGATTACAAAGTAGGAAAGCCATTTAAAGTTAAAGTTTTATTTAAAAATAGACCTTTAAAAGTATCAGCTGTAAAAGCTACTTTAGAAGGATATTTAAAAGGTAAATTTGCATACTACGGAACAACTGACTTAAGAGGTGTTACAGAAATATTGCCACTTAAAGCAGGTAGATGGTTAGTAAAAGCAGAAGTAAAAAAAGAGTTAGAAGATAAGAGTAAATGTGATGAAGAGATAAATGTTGCAACATTAACTTTTGATATAAAAGAGTAAGCAACAGATTAAAGAGTTTGCATGTTAGAGTATTATAAAGAAATCTCTTACTACTTACTAAGACTTACAAAAGATAAAGATTTAGCTAAGGATCTTACTCAAGAGACTTATGCTAAAGCTTTAGAAATAGATAAAAAAACTGAAAATACTACTATTCAAAAAGCATATCTTTATAAGATTGCCTACAGTCTTGTTGTAGACAAAGTAAGAAAAAATAAAAAAATATCTTATACAAGTTTCGAAGAAGAACAATACTCTATTCCTAAAAAAGAGTGTCCAGATGAAATTTTAATTGAAGAAAAAAAAGAACAAAAATTAAAAAAATGTATTAGTACTCTTTCAAGAAAAAACAAACAGGCTTTTGTTTTACACATTTATAAAGGATATACGCGAAAAGAAATTTCTGAAATCATGGGTATAAGTGTAAATGCAGTAGAAAAAAACATAACAAGAGCAATGTTGAAAATAAAAGAGCAAATGAAGAAAGAGTATTAATGGATTTATTAGAAGAAATAGATAAAAAAGCAATATCTTGGATAATAAAAGAGCAAGAAGGTTTAAGTTTAAAAGAAAAAAATGACTTGAAAAAATGGCTAGAAAATATAAACCATGCAAACTCATATAATGAAAACAAAAAACTTTTTTTTGACTGTAAAAATTTAGATGAAGAATTTTTGAATGAATGCCTAGATAATACTCATAATTCAAATATCTTTTATAAGAGTAAATATCTTGTGGCTTCCATAATAGCACTGCTTTTTGTATGTGCTTTTCTTTTGGAACAAAACAAAAATAAAATACTCTTTTCTAAAGAGTTTAGTAGTAAAAATGAAAAGATATTAAATATAGCATTGGAAGATAGCTCTTTAATAGATTTGGATATAAAATCAAAAATGAAAGTAGAATATTATAAAAACAAAAGAGTAGTGAATTTTCATGAAGGAAAAGCCTTTTTTTCTGTTGCTAAAGATAAAAATAGACCCTTTTTTATTAAGATGAAAAATGCTCAAATTGAAGTTTTAGGAACAAAATTTGAGGTTTCAAACTTAAATGATAAAGTAAGTATAAATGTTCTTAGTGGAATAGTTAAAGTAAGTCATATCTCTGATTCAAAAAAGAAAAAAGATCTAATTCAGTTAAAAAAGTCTGAAAGTTTTTCTTTGGATAATAAAGGTAATATTTTGGATTTTAAGAAAACTAATTTATCCCAAATAGCAAGTTGGAAAAATGATTTGATATACTTTGAGAACCATACTTTAAAAGATGCAGTAAGCTTTTTCCAAAGGTACATCAATAAAAAAGTAGAGTTTGATTCTTATGAGTTGTCTCAACAAAAAATCTCAGGTAAATTTTCCACAAAAAATTTTGATGGATTTATTGATTCCATTAAACTTTTGTATTCTCTTAAGATTGAAGAAAAAGAGAAAATCTTAAAAATATCAAAAAAATAAAAAATATTCTGTCCGTTTTTAATACTTTATTCGTTTAAGCTACTAGAGATAATAGTTCTCAAAATCATAAAAAGAAAAAAGGAAAAAAATGAAGCTATTAAAAAGTTCATTAGTTGCCCCAAGTTTAGCTTTTCTTTTAAGTGTAAATCTTTTTGCCCAAGAGTCATACACAATAAAAGATAAAACTTTAAAAGAGGCATTGGAAATTATATCAAAAAAATCAAAGTTGTCATATATTGCAAAAGATAAGCTTTTAGAGTCAAAAAAAGTAAATGATATTGAAAATATAAATGAGGTAGAAAAAGCATTAGAAGAACTTTTAGCAGGAACAGGTTTAGAAGCAGTTGTAAATAAAAATACAATTATTATCAAAGAAAAAAACAGTAATGCCTCTTCAAAAGATTCTGATAATTTAGGTGAAGTAAATGTAACTGAAAGCTTACAAAATAAGATGGCAAACAAAAACTTTTCAAGTGATGCAAATCTAGGATTATTTGGTGAATCAAATATAAAAAACGTACCAATGTCAGTGGTTACTTTTACAAAAGATAGTATTAAAAATAATCAGGCTAGACAATTAAGTGATTTAATTACGCAAGACTCTTCTGTACGAAGCTCAGGAGCATATGGAGATAATGCGGAATCCTTTTATCTAAGAGGTGTTCCTTTAGGAGATTGGAATCAGGGAGAATATGCTTTTGATGGAGTTTATGGTGTTGCTCCAAATTATAAAGTTCCAACAGATCTTTTTGATGCAGTATCTGTAGTAAAAGGACCAAGTACAATTCTTTTTGGGATGTCTCCAAAAGGAAATACAGGAGGAGCTATAAACTTAGTTCCTAAAAGAGCTTATAAAGATTCAAATGAGATTGAATTAAGATATACAAATGATTCAAAACCAGGAATTGCAACTGATATTGCTAGACGATTTGGAAAAGATAAACAGTTTGGTGCAAGGCTAAATTTAGCTTATGATAGTGGTGACTCTGTTATTGATAACTTAGAGAGTGAATCTTTTAGTGGTTCATTAAGTCTTGACTATATATCTGATAACTTTATTACAAGTTTAGATTATATCTCAACTTTTGAAAATATTGATGCACCTTTTAGAAGATTATATATAGCTGATGGAGTAGATTTAGCTAGTGCACCTGATAATAATTTTAATCTTGCACAAGATTGGGAATACTCTAATGCCGATGAAAATCTAGCTTTATATAAGTTTGATTACTTTTTTAATGAGAATACACAAGTTGGTTTTTATGTAGGAGGCGGACAGTCTAATGTAGATAGATTATTTCAAAAAGGAGCAGTACTTCAAAACTCAAATGGTGATGTAAAAACAAATTTTAGTAATGGTAAGTTTGATGTTTCAAGATTTACATATGGAATTAAAGCAAACAGTTCATTTAAAACTGCATCGTTGAATCATAGAATAAATGTTGATGCTTCTTCTTATGAGGGAAAAGTTAAAACTAGAATAAACACTGATTCTACAAAATATGATAGTAATATTTATCATCCAACAAAAATATCTAAAATTGATTTAGTCCTACCAGATGATAAAAGAACAGATACCATTTTAGAATCTTTTGCTATCTCAGATACGATTTCAAATGAAGCTGAAGATATTAGATTTACTTTTGGAGGAAGATATCAAAATGTAGAAACAATAAATTATGATATATCAGGTGATAAAACAAGTCATTATGATGACTCAAGATTTTCACCTTTTGTAGGACTTGTTTATAAACCAATAGAAGATTTAAGTTTATATGCAAATTATTCACAAGGCTTAAGTGCAGGACAAAATGCTCCTGCTGGAAGTGCTAATGAAGGTGAATCTTTAAAACCATATAAAACAACTCAAATAGAAGTAGGAGCAAAATACAATCACAATAATATTGATTATTCTTTAGCTTTATTTGATATGGAAAGAAAAAAAGCAGAAACAGGCAAAGATAATGTATATGCTTCAACTATGAAACTACAACATAGAGGTATTGAAATTTCTGCTTTTGGAAAATTAACTCAGACAGTTCGATTCTCTTCTGCATTAACATATATGAAAACAGAAATTAAAGAAACAGAACAAACATATTCAAATGATGAGGTAGGTGGTGCTCCAGAGCTTTTAGCAAATATAGGTTTAGATATTGATATCCCTTTTGTAAAAGGATTATCTTTTGGGAATTATTTAATTTATAGCGATGAACAATACGTAAGAGATGGTTCAACAGTAAAACTTCCTTCTTGGACAAGATGGGATATGGGCTTAAAATATGAAACTAAATACAATAAAAATGATTTAACTGTTATGTTTGATGTAGATAATGTGACAAATAAAGCATATTATGAAGGAGCTTCTCAATGGGGACATATCTCATCAGGAGAACCAAGAGTATTTAGTTTAAGTCTAAATTATAAATTCTAAAACTAAGAAAGTAGGGCATTGCTCTACTTTTTTACAACTAAGTTGCATTTGATTTTTACTTTTATTGCTTAACAATTTTTTAACCATAATTTAAATAGACTATCTTACTTTTATAATAACTATAATCAAAGATAATCAAAAGAAAATAGAGAAAAAATGGTAGACATACAAAAACTAATAGAAGAGAAAGTTATAATTATTGATGGAGCTATGGGAACACAACTTCAAATAGCAGACATCAAAGATGAATACTGGTTACACGAAGGGGTTAATTTAGAAGGTTGTAATGAACTTCTAAACTTAACAGCACCACATATTTTAGAAGGCATCCATGATGCTTATGCTGCATCTGGAGCTGATTTTATTACTACTAATACTTTTGGTTCTATGCCATGGGTTTTAGATGAGTATGATATTCCACAAACTTCATATGAGCTTTCACGTCTTGGGGCCGAGCTTGTTAAAAACTCTTGTGACAAAT
Coding sequences within it:
- a CDS encoding Mrp/NBP35 family ATP-binding protein, which codes for MATIADIKEELSKVIYPGFQKSIVDFGFVKDIQVDADDACTILLDITSSAEEVASKLEEDISKVLGEIGVTNVNLKISKPEAPKQQSNSVSGSNIAPQIKNFVMVSSGKGGVGKSTTTVNLAIAAAMQGKKVGILDADIYGPNIPRMMGLNGLEVEVVGNKAKPFNAFGVSVMSMGSLMEEGQSLIWRGAMIMKAIQQLLRDILWEDLDILFIDMPPGTGDAQLTLAQSVPVTCGINVTTPQHVALDDSRRSLDMFQKLHIPIGGIIENMSGFICPECNTESDIFGQGTCEDLADQYNTQVLGLLPIEPAIREGGDGGKPVVYFQPESESAKRYMKATEKLIAFVEENAGKAENASIQPTTAPGQSACSTSGAAASKSEPKQESSSGGCGTGCGCH
- the hisIE gene encoding bifunctional phosphoribosyl-AMP cyclohydrolase/phosphoribosyl-ATP diphosphatase HisIE, translated to MSTEKIDWQKMNGLIPVITQDATTNEVLMLAYMNEEALKLTLEIKQAHYYSRSKQRLWKKGESSGHTQEVVSTMVDCDNDTVLLKVNQNGVACHTGRKSCFFTDLENDEVKLDVEVNTTNAYGVIDTLYHVIESRKNDDPTKSYTAKLLQGKENSMLKKIVEEAGEFTFAVKDNDEEEIIYEAADLLYHSLVALSSKGINPDRVKQELSRRFSLSGIEEKNSREK
- a CDS encoding prohibitin family protein, which translates into the protein MPIDNDYFKNRQQQNKGNNSNNGGGGNYQPPFEPPEFFKNFGKKAGIIYVIIIILAALFIFKPFVIIESGQVGIKVTTGKYEDRPLNPGFHLYIPVFQKVIVVDTKVRLINYASVETSGSNGFDQSIKLNPAINILDARGLPVSIELTVQYRLTASGAPLTIATWGPGWEDKIVNPVVRNIVRNVVGGFNAEELPTRRNEIATMIENGIRTEIESLKEKPVTVESVQLREIVLPPKIKEQIERVQIANQESERVRYEVLRAKQEAEKKAALAKGEADKNRIEAQGRADAVTIEAKAQAAANKAIAGSLTPKLLHMQQIEVQGKFNEALRENKDAKIFLTPGGSTPNIWVDTKNKSRDTAINQ
- a CDS encoding branched-chain amino acid transaminase, with amino-acid sequence MTEAKYIWMDGKFVDWHDAKVHVLSHTLHYGNGAIEGTKAYKTHDGRCAIFKLKEHTKRLINSAKMTLIEVPFTADELNDAQVELLQKNELFEGAYIRPLVYLGYGVMGLYHKDAPVNVSISAWEWGAYLGEEGMKKGVRVKIASMTRNPNTSGMGKAKAVANYLNSQMAKFEAVEAGYDEALLRDDQGYIAEASGACFFIVRDGVIITPPNDNSLESITQATVIDLAEDLGYTVVRRRLTREEVYIADEAFFTGTAVEVTPIREIDCRVIGAGERGPITEALQTAYFDAVQGKNEKYEKYLTYIN
- a CDS encoding cyclopropane-fatty-acyl-phospholipid synthase family protein, coding for MSQQEFWNSKFSRDGYLYGIKPNSFIASKVKLLKRGAKVLCLGEGEGRNAIFLAKKGFEVTAIDASDIGLKKLEQRAKEEDLSIKTICLDLNDWEAKEKYDGIVASYLHMYEEDRAKLFENINESLEPEGIFIGEFFSVNQLNFSSGGPKDEKLLYKVEDFKNHYAFCDADVKEQITILDEGKGHQGEASVIRVLLSNN
- a CDS encoding DUF4198 domain-containing protein — encoded protein: MDIKKTLMGFAFLAITNLSAHDFWVDSQNNSDLSFNIGYGHDFPKLEKIPEERLEIFEALKITGEKQTIELKKSSTVNYNYELNQKLEDGSYILSGVYKPTYWTKDENFKWFQGKTKDEIKTKATFCEKAHFEAKNIFSIGNKHSDIITKPIGHKLEIVPLSNPKDYKVGKPFKVKVLFKNRPLKVSAVKATLEGYLKGKFAYYGTTDLRGVTEILPLKAGRWLVKAEVKKELEDKSKCDEEINVATLTFDIKE
- a CDS encoding RNA polymerase sigma factor — translated: MLEYYKEISYYLLRLTKDKDLAKDLTQETYAKALEIDKKTENTTIQKAYLYKIAYSLVVDKVRKNKKISYTSFEEEQYSIPKKECPDEILIEEKKEQKLKKCISTLSRKNKQAFVLHIYKGYTRKEISEIMGISVNAVEKNITRAMLKIKEQMKKEY
- a CDS encoding FecR family protein — protein: MDLLEEIDKKAISWIIKEQEGLSLKEKNDLKKWLENINHANSYNENKKLFFDCKNLDEEFLNECLDNTHNSNIFYKSKYLVASIIALLFVCAFLLEQNKNKILFSKEFSSKNEKILNIALEDSSLIDLDIKSKMKVEYYKNKRVVNFHEGKAFFSVAKDKNRPFFIKMKNAQIEVLGTKFEVSNLNDKVSINVLSGIVKVSHISDSKKKKDLIQLKKSESFSLDNKGNILDFKKTNLSQIASWKNDLIYFENHTLKDAVSFFQRYINKKVEFDSYELSQQKISGKFSTKNFDGFIDSIKLLYSLKIEEKEKILKISKK
- a CDS encoding TonB-dependent siderophore receptor; this encodes MKLLKSSLVAPSLAFLLSVNLFAQESYTIKDKTLKEALEIISKKSKLSYIAKDKLLESKKVNDIENINEVEKALEELLAGTGLEAVVNKNTIIIKEKNSNASSKDSDNLGEVNVTESLQNKMANKNFSSDANLGLFGESNIKNVPMSVVTFTKDSIKNNQARQLSDLITQDSSVRSSGAYGDNAESFYLRGVPLGDWNQGEYAFDGVYGVAPNYKVPTDLFDAVSVVKGPSTILFGMSPKGNTGGAINLVPKRAYKDSNEIELRYTNDSKPGIATDIARRFGKDKQFGARLNLAYDSGDSVIDNLESESFSGSLSLDYISDNFITSLDYISTFENIDAPFRRLYIADGVDLASAPDNNFNLAQDWEYSNADENLALYKFDYFFNENTQVGFYVGGGQSNVDRLFQKGAVLQNSNGDVKTNFSNGKFDVSRFTYGIKANSSFKTASLNHRINVDASSYEGKVKTRINTDSTKYDSNIYHPTKISKIDLVLPDDKRTDTILESFAISDTISNEAEDIRFTFGGRYQNVETINYDISGDKTSHYDDSRFSPFVGLVYKPIEDLSLYANYSQGLSAGQNAPAGSANEGESLKPYKTTQIEVGAKYNHNNIDYSLALFDMERKKAETGKDNVYASTMKLQHRGIEISAFGKLTQTVRFSSALTYMKTEIKETEQTYSNDEVGGAPELLANIGLDIDIPFVKGLSFGNYLIYSDEQYVRDGSTVKLPSWTRWDMGLKYETKYNKNDLTVMFDVDNVTNKAYYEGASQWGHISSGEPRVFSLSLNYKF